Proteins from one Arsenophonus apicola genomic window:
- the ybfE gene encoding LexA regulated protein, which produces MAKEQTDRTTRDLFADELRPGRPKTNPLSRHEQLKINKRNQLKRDKSKGLRRVELKINERAVATLNMLAQEQKISRSELIEQILLTQLAKKKQ; this is translated from the coding sequence ATGGCAAAAGAGCAGACTGATCGCACAACCCGGGATCTATTCGCCGATGAACTTAGACCAGGGCGTCCGAAAACCAATCCCTTATCTCGACATGAACAATTAAAAATCAATAAACGAAATCAATTAAAACGTGATAAGAGCAAAGGCTTACGTCGTGTCGAATTAAAAATCAATGAGCGTGCTGTTGCAACATTAAATATGCTAGCGCAAGAACAGAAAATAAGCCGTAGTGAACTAATAGAACAAATATTACTGACACAATTAGCAAAGAAAAAGCAATGA
- a CDS encoding HlyD family type I secretion periplasmic adaptor subunit, which yields MLTLDALGVSQDIIGISHQIEYHTIEKLLYQSLLENKIPHQQLSFHQLTKRQQEKISKNYHHEKAQFDAQVASLTFEIEVNHTSQKAKTNDLNVLFLLQKNIKQRLEARKTLSQKQMISKSEYLEQEKELLEIKRLIAQQSSELNILNSQEKNLKERLNAFQSQKQHEWNDKKKQSEIQLSMLEQEYAKFDEREQLEIVRSPVTGTVQQLATYTLGAVLQPAQNLMVIVPDNDVQLAEVKILNKDIGFIRPGQKVAVKVDAFPYTRYGTIEGEVLSISRNSAQDEQLGLIFPAQISLKQNNLMVDGHAIDITPGMSIVAEIKTDKRRVIDYLLSPIREYLSESMREK from the coding sequence CTGCTCACCCTTGACGCTCTAGGTGTTAGTCAGGATATCATCGGTATTTCTCATCAAATTGAGTATCATACGATTGAAAAATTGCTTTACCAATCGCTACTGGAAAACAAAATTCCCCATCAACAACTCAGCTTTCATCAATTAACAAAACGCCAACAAGAAAAAATTAGCAAAAACTATCACCATGAAAAAGCCCAGTTTGATGCGCAAGTTGCTAGCTTAACCTTTGAAATTGAAGTTAACCATACGTCGCAAAAAGCAAAAACCAATGATCTCAATGTGCTCTTTTTACTACAAAAGAATATCAAGCAGCGTTTAGAAGCCCGTAAAACATTAAGTCAAAAACAGATGATTAGTAAATCAGAATATTTAGAGCAGGAAAAAGAGTTATTAGAAATTAAACGTTTAATTGCCCAACAAAGCTCTGAACTAAATATTTTAAATTCGCAAGAAAAAAACCTAAAAGAACGGCTTAATGCTTTCCAATCACAAAAACAGCATGAATGGAATGATAAAAAAAAACAATCAGAGATCCAGCTCTCAATGCTAGAACAAGAATACGCAAAATTTGATGAGCGCGAACAGTTAGAAATTGTACGCTCACCGGTTACTGGCACCGTGCAACAATTAGCCACTTATACCTTAGGGGCAGTATTACAACCGGCACAAAATTTGATGGTCATTGTACCCGATAACGATGTACAACTTGCCGAAGTTAAGATCTTAAATAAAGATATTGGCTTTATTCGCCCTGGGCAAAAAGTTGCTGTCAAAGTCGACGCCTTTCCTTACACACGTTATGGCACTATTGAGGGAGAAGTATTATCAATTTCACGTAATTCGGCTCAAGATGAACAACTAGGTCTTATCTTTCCAGCGCAAATCAGTCTGAAACAAAATAATCTAATGGTTGATGGTCATGCAATTGATATCACCCCAGGTATGTCTATTGTGGCAGAAATCAAAACCGATAAACGGCGTGTGATAGATTATCTATTAAGCCCAATTCGTGAATACCTGTCTGAATCCATGCGGGAGAAATAA
- the fur gene encoding ferric iron uptake transcriptional regulator, translated as MTDNNKALKNAGLKVTLPRLKILEVLQEPECHHVSAEDLYKKLIDMGEEIGLATVYRVLNQFDEAGIVTRHNFEGGKSVFELTQQYHHDHLICLDCGKVIEFSDESIETRQKNIAERHGIKLSNHSLYLYGHCSKKDHCDENDLGHPARNSKEEK; from the coding sequence ATGACCGACAACAATAAAGCATTGAAGAATGCAGGGCTTAAAGTAACGCTTCCACGTTTGAAAATTTTAGAGGTATTACAAGAGCCAGAGTGCCATCACGTCAGTGCGGAAGATCTCTATAAAAAACTCATTGATATGGGGGAAGAGATTGGCCTCGCAACGGTTTATCGTGTTCTAAACCAATTTGATGAAGCGGGTATTGTTACTCGCCATAACTTTGAAGGCGGTAAATCAGTTTTTGAACTGACACAACAATATCACCACGATCACTTAATTTGTTTAGATTGTGGTAAAGTTATTGAATTTAGTGATGAATCGATTGAAACAAGACAAAAAAACATCGCCGAACGTCATGGTATTAAACTCTCTAATCACAGTCTCTATCTCTATGGACATTGCTCAAAAAAAGACCATTGTGATGAAAACGACTTGGGGCACCCTGCCCGCAATAGTAAAGAAGAAAAATAA
- a CDS encoding type I secretion system permease/ATPase, translating to METFSTVAIANNTTNQALDAITWLGKQLSKSITIKQLTHSLGLESQHLTDWQLRECADFMQLKSKVNFLTPTELEHIPLPALIEIEGIWWVFTHITHQIIEVINPCSEKTLTFPHHNNPNNPIKFKVLLVAEKKLTTKKIKFGLDWFSPSVLRQNKQLRDIFILASVVQIFALIHPILFQHLIDKVLVGRSLNSLHVLAFAMVSLAIAEPIYSFIRNKIFNHTSGQINAELSGRLYRHLLGLPLDYFRQRQTGQIIARVREMAQIRQFLTGSTLMLFIDLFFVTLFIAVLFNYSALLAGIVVGSLIIYFIFWLLIGPIIRKRVEKEYEAQADNTTFLTESITGIETIKTTATENRFLQRWQKILSHQLQKSFQVQKSGVIASQIITLVNKITTAILLWFGVKAVMQGQLSPGELIAFNMLSAHVTQPILRLAQVWQDFQHTLIALKRVGDILDEPTEFGQKGLTNTASIEGNIEFNHIRFRYANDMPEVLQNLSLSIKAGQFIGITGPSGSGKSTLTKLLQRLYIPQQGQITIDGMDLAVADPMALRLNMSVVLQESVLFAGSIADNIRLSQPAASDEAVTQAAQMAGALDFIQQLPHGFNSQLAERGMNLSGGQRQRIALARALLTQPRILILDEATSALDYDSEAAIMKNMHYLSAGRTVISIAHRLNTIRYADKICVINEGQVVECDSHDNLLRLNGFYAQLWYQQIGSKAKINA from the coding sequence ATGGAAACTTTTTCTACCGTAGCAATAGCTAACAACACCACTAACCAAGCCTTAGATGCCATAACTTGGCTTGGTAAACAACTTAGTAAATCCATTACAATTAAACAATTAACTCACTCCTTAGGATTAGAATCTCAACATCTAACCGACTGGCAATTACGAGAGTGTGCGGATTTTATGCAATTAAAAAGTAAAGTAAACTTTCTTACACCTACTGAGCTGGAGCATATCCCGTTACCCGCATTAATTGAAATAGAAGGAATATGGTGGGTATTTACCCATATAACGCACCAAATCATTGAAGTAATAAATCCGTGTTCAGAGAAAACATTAACTTTTCCTCATCATAATAATCCAAATAATCCAATCAAATTTAAAGTATTGCTGGTTGCAGAAAAAAAATTAACTACCAAAAAAATCAAGTTTGGATTAGATTGGTTTTCCCCATCGGTTCTTAGACAAAATAAACAACTAAGAGATATTTTTATACTCGCCAGTGTAGTGCAAATATTTGCCCTTATTCATCCAATCCTTTTTCAACATCTCATTGATAAAGTCTTGGTAGGTCGTAGCCTAAATAGCTTACATGTTTTGGCATTTGCTATGGTTTCATTAGCCATAGCCGAACCTATTTATAGCTTTATTCGTAATAAAATTTTTAATCATACCTCTGGCCAAATTAATGCTGAATTATCTGGCCGCTTATATCGTCATTTATTAGGACTACCACTCGATTATTTTAGACAGCGACAAACAGGACAAATTATTGCCCGAGTTCGTGAAATGGCGCAAATTCGGCAATTCCTCACTGGCTCAACTTTAATGTTGTTTATCGATCTGTTTTTTGTCACCTTATTCATTGCTGTGTTGTTCAATTACAGTGCACTGCTCGCTGGTATCGTCGTTGGTTCATTAATAATCTATTTTATCTTTTGGTTATTAATTGGTCCCATTATCCGAAAACGGGTAGAAAAAGAGTATGAAGCTCAAGCCGATAATACGACTTTTCTTACTGAATCAATAACTGGCATTGAAACCATTAAAACAACTGCCACAGAGAATAGGTTTTTACAACGCTGGCAGAAAATTTTAAGTCACCAATTACAAAAGAGCTTCCAGGTGCAAAAAAGCGGTGTGATAGCCAGTCAAATCATTACCCTGGTTAATAAAATAACTACCGCTATTTTATTATGGTTTGGTGTTAAAGCCGTCATGCAAGGCCAACTCAGTCCAGGAGAATTAATTGCTTTTAATATGCTTAGTGCCCATGTTACCCAACCGATTCTTCGGCTGGCGCAGGTATGGCAAGATTTCCAACATACCCTTATCGCCCTTAAACGTGTTGGTGATATTCTTGATGAACCTACCGAATTTGGCCAAAAAGGGTTAACTAATACCGCATCTATTGAGGGTAATATTGAATTTAATCATATCAGATTTCGTTATGCTAACGACATGCCAGAAGTATTGCAGAATCTATCCTTGTCAATTAAAGCCGGACAATTTATTGGTATCACGGGCCCTTCAGGATCAGGAAAAAGTACCTTAACGAAACTATTACAACGACTTTATATTCCCCAGCAGGGTCAAATTACGATTGATGGTATGGATCTGGCTGTCGCCGATCCCATGGCTTTACGTCTTAATATGAGCGTAGTACTGCAAGAAAGTGTTTTGTTTGCTGGCTCCATAGCAGACAATATCCGCTTAAGCCAGCCGGCAGCTTCTGACGAAGCCGTGACCCAGGCCGCGCAAATGGCAGGCGCACTGGATTTTATTCAACAACTTCCGCACGGTTTCAATAGCCAGTTAGCAGAAAGGGGGATGAATTTATCAGGTGGCCAACGGCAACGTATAGCGCTTGCCCGTGCCCTGTTAACACAACCACGCATTTTAATTCTTGATGAGGCCACTTCTGCGCTAGATTATGACTCAGAAGCCGCTATCATGAAAAATATGCATTATCTGTCTGCTGGTCGAACCGTAATTAGTATTGCCCATCGGCTTAATACCATCCGTTATGCTGACAAAATTTGTGTGATAAATGAAGGACAAGTCGTTGAATGCGATAGCCATGATAATCTACTTAGGTTAAATGGGTTTTATGCTCAACTCTGGTATCAGCAAATAGGATCAAAGGCAAAAATAAACGCTTAA
- the fldA gene encoding flavodoxin FldA translates to MAIIGIFFGSDTGNTENIAKMIQEKLGGTDIAEIHDIAKSSKEDIEAFDILLFGIPTWYYGEAQCDWDDFFPTLEEIDFDGKLVAIFGCGDQEDYAEYFCDAMGTVKEIIEPKGASIIGHWPTEGYHFEASKGLADDNNFIGLAIDEDRQPELTDQRVECWVNQIIDELELQAIIDR, encoded by the coding sequence ATGGCAATCATAGGTATCTTCTTCGGCAGTGATACTGGCAATACAGAAAATATTGCCAAAATGATCCAAGAAAAGCTTGGCGGCACTGATATTGCTGAAATTCATGATATTGCTAAAAGCAGTAAAGAGGATATTGAAGCATTTGATATTTTACTATTCGGTATTCCTACCTGGTATTATGGTGAAGCACAGTGTGACTGGGACGATTTCTTTCCGACATTGGAAGAAATTGATTTTGACGGTAAGCTGGTCGCTATTTTTGGTTGTGGCGATCAAGAAGATTATGCCGAATATTTTTGTGATGCTATGGGTACCGTAAAAGAGATTATTGAACCTAAAGGGGCTAGCATTATTGGCCACTGGCCAACTGAAGGTTACCACTTTGAAGCATCAAAAGGACTTGCTGATGACAATAACTTTATTGGTCTTGCCATTGATGAAGACCGGCAACCGGAACTAACCGATCAACGCGTGGAGTGTTGGGTAAATCAAATAATCGACGAGCTTGAATTGCAAGCCATCATTGATAGATAA